A genomic window from Maridesulfovibrio sp. includes:
- the ribB gene encoding 3,4-dihydroxy-2-butanone-4-phosphate synthase produces the protein MNQNLLAQYGNPVERVEKGLQALREGRGILVTDNESRENEGDLIFSAEMLSDEQMAMMIRECSGIVCLCLTEEKIEQLDLPMMVETNSSRYQTGFTVTIEAAEGVTTGVSAADRVTTVKAAIADGARPTDLHKPGHVFPLRAKAGGVLEREGHTEATVDMMTLAGLNPCGVLCELTNADGTMARLPEIVEFGQKHDMPVLTVDDIINYRIQLAKKAS, from the coding sequence ATGAATCAGAATTTATTAGCCCAATACGGAAACCCTGTTGAGAGGGTGGAGAAAGGTCTTCAGGCTCTGCGTGAAGGTCGTGGCATTCTTGTGACTGATAACGAAAGTCGCGAGAATGAAGGCGACCTGATTTTTTCTGCAGAAATGCTCAGTGATGAGCAGATGGCTATGATGATCCGCGAATGCAGCGGAATTGTCTGCCTTTGCCTGACTGAGGAAAAGATTGAACAGCTGGACCTGCCCATGATGGTGGAGACCAATTCCAGCCGCTACCAGACCGGGTTCACCGTCACAATCGAAGCGGCTGAAGGTGTGACCACCGGAGTTTCCGCTGCTGACCGCGTCACTACGGTAAAGGCCGCAATTGCGGACGGGGCCAGGCCGACAGACCTGCATAAGCCCGGCCATGTTTTTCCCCTGCGCGCAAAGGCAGGCGGAGTTCTTGAGCGCGAAGGGCACACAGAAGCTACCGTGGATATGATGACCTTGGCCGGCTTGAATCCCTGCGGAGTTCTTTGTGAACTGACTAATGCGGACGGAACGATGGCAAGGCTGCCGGAGATTGTCGAATTCGGACAGAAGCACGACATGCCGGTCCTTACTGTGGATGACATAATTAATTATAGAATTCAGCTTGCAAAAAAAGCATCGTAA
- a CDS encoding cupin domain-containing protein: MEAKNVKDVEGIKVQQIGYKGESHEVKGVTIRWLSKSGQDENGQPEYGLRHFTVEPGGEIPAHNHFYLQTVYVEKGQFECFVYDPDTDEVTESKICGPGDFVFSECMEPHGMRNISDTEEATFLCCIGCIYEK, translated from the coding sequence ATGGAAGCTAAAAATGTTAAAGATGTTGAAGGCATAAAAGTTCAACAGATCGGCTACAAGGGTGAAAGTCACGAAGTAAAGGGAGTGACTATACGCTGGCTCTCCAAGTCCGGTCAGGATGAAAACGGCCAACCAGAATACGGCCTACGCCACTTCACCGTTGAACCCGGCGGAGAAATTCCGGCTCACAACCATTTTTATCTCCAAACTGTCTATGTTGAGAAAGGCCAGTTTGAATGTTTTGTCTACGACCCCGATACCGATGAAGTAACCGAAAGCAAAATCTGCGGCCCCGGGGACTTTGTTTTCTCCGAATGCATGGAACCGCACGGAATGCGCAACATCAGCGACACCGAGGAAGCCACCTTTCTCTGCTGCATCGGCTGTATCTATGAAAAATAG
- a CDS encoding rhodanese-like domain-containing protein, whose protein sequence is MNQQISFYEAKLEYEIDSADLYALLQSKESIIVIDARSGTAYENEHIPGALSLPHLEMNKKRVQDLCPESLYVSYCDGIGCNASTKGAYKLARLGFRVKELIGGLDWWKKDGYSTEGKNSSRSPVCGGCSC, encoded by the coding sequence ATGAATCAGCAAATAAGTTTTTACGAAGCGAAGCTAGAATATGAAATTGATTCAGCAGATCTTTATGCCTTACTGCAAAGTAAAGAGAGCATCATAGTCATAGATGCTCGTTCAGGAACGGCTTACGAAAATGAGCACATTCCCGGTGCCCTAAGCTTGCCACATCTTGAAATGAATAAAAAAAGAGTGCAAGATCTTTGTCCTGAAAGCCTGTACGTTTCTTACTGCGATGGAATAGGATGTAATGCATCTACCAAAGGCGCATATAAATTGGCGCGCTTGGGATTCAGAGTTAAAGAACTGATTGGCGGGCTGGATTGGTGGAAAAAAGATGGTTATTCCACAGAAGGCAAGAACTCATCTAGAAGCCCAGTCTGTGGAGGATGTTCCTGTTGA
- a CDS encoding LysR family transcriptional regulator: protein MEIRYLRLIKAIVEEGGITKATSRLHLTQSALSRQLQEAESQLGAKIFFRVNKKLIPTEAGKKLLQLADEILDKIERTEQQIKAMAIGETGEIRISTECYTSYHWLPATMRKFQRLYPNVKTRIVMEATHNPIEKLLDGELDLAITSDPIEDKHIRYIKLFKDEMFALIPSGHKFSGKKFLNAHDFSDQNLIIHSLPMDTVSIHKYILEPAGVTPAEITILPLTEATVEMVRAEMGITVMAGWAMAPYLKSAELKKIRITPKGLIRDNYAAMLIENELPEYFEYFIDFLRTAIQEHG, encoded by the coding sequence ATGGAGATCAGATATCTTCGGTTGATCAAGGCTATTGTTGAAGAAGGGGGGATAACCAAAGCTACGTCACGGCTGCATCTAACGCAGTCGGCATTGAGCCGTCAGTTGCAGGAAGCTGAATCCCAGCTGGGAGCCAAAATCTTTTTCAGGGTGAACAAGAAATTAATTCCGACCGAAGCTGGAAAAAAACTGTTGCAATTAGCGGATGAGATACTTGATAAAATAGAGCGTACTGAGCAACAGATCAAAGCAATGGCCATTGGAGAAACAGGTGAGATTCGTATAAGCACTGAATGTTACACAAGTTATCACTGGCTTCCGGCAACAATGCGTAAATTTCAACGACTCTATCCGAATGTCAAAACGCGGATAGTCATGGAAGCAACTCATAATCCGATAGAAAAACTTTTGGATGGAGAACTGGATTTGGCCATAACCAGTGATCCGATTGAAGACAAACACATCAGGTACATAAAGTTGTTCAAAGATGAAATGTTTGCGCTGATACCATCAGGACACAAGTTTTCCGGGAAAAAATTTCTGAACGCACATGATTTTTCCGATCAGAATCTGATTATCCATTCCCTGCCCATGGACACCGTTTCTATCCACAAGTATATACTTGAGCCAGCGGGGGTGACACCCGCAGAAATCACAATACTTCCATTGACAGAGGCCACAGTAGAAATGGTCCGTGCTGAGATGGGGATCACGGTTATGGCCGGCTGGGCTATGGCTCCATATCTAAAATCAGCTGAACTGAAAAAGATACGCATAACTCCTAAGGGTCTGATAAGGGATAACTATGCGGCAATGCTCATTGAAAACGAATTACCGGAATATTTCGAATATTTTATAGACTTTCTGCGTACCGCTATTCAAGAACATGGTTAA
- a CDS encoding rhodanese-like domain-containing protein: MKFGKAAGFLVKCLLICALSGGLAVVFNSARPNPYTFAELSHPQPPEIMEIATADLVQDYSAEKFSFVDARSAMEFEMGHVPGAVNIPIDKEGAELADLAAKVDSDRKVIVYCDGLACGKSMIVAKKLRGLGFKDISIYTDGIDGWIGAGMDLEAN, from the coding sequence ATGAAATTTGGGAAAGCGGCCGGATTTCTGGTCAAATGTTTATTAATATGTGCTCTTTCCGGGGGGCTGGCAGTCGTTTTTAACTCTGCACGGCCGAATCCGTATACATTTGCGGAGCTGAGCCATCCCCAGCCGCCGGAAATTATGGAAATAGCAACTGCTGATCTGGTTCAGGATTATTCCGCTGAGAAATTTTCTTTTGTAGATGCCCGTTCCGCCATGGAATTTGAAATGGGCCATGTGCCCGGAGCCGTGAATATCCCTATTGATAAGGAAGGCGCGGAGCTGGCTGATTTGGCTGCAAAGGTCGATTCCGACCGTAAGGTTATTGTTTACTGCGACGGGCTTGCCTGCGGGAAAAGCATGATCGTAGCCAAGAAACTACGTGGATTAGGGTTTAAAGATATTTCCATATATACTGATGGAATAGACGGCTGGATCGGAGCCGGAATGGACTTGGAGGCAAACTGA
- a CDS encoding MauE/DoxX family redox-associated membrane protein encodes MDIRSFPRICLGIVFILASVDKIADPLGFAEIIKNYQLLPAMMIGPVAFFLPWLEFVCGAMLVCGVFVDAAAAILTAMLLVFIAALSANLYRGIDIACGCFSTDVSSVSDMQVTIARDVVLLIAAGLALKFRKSEIV; translated from the coding sequence ATGGATATCAGATCTTTCCCCCGTATTTGTCTTGGGATTGTTTTTATTTTGGCTAGCGTGGATAAAATTGCTGATCCACTTGGCTTTGCCGAGATCATCAAAAACTATCAGCTGTTGCCTGCAATGATGATCGGACCCGTAGCCTTTTTTCTCCCGTGGCTGGAGTTCGTATGCGGGGCCATGCTGGTCTGCGGTGTTTTTGTTGATGCTGCGGCAGCCATCCTTACGGCCATGCTGCTGGTTTTTATTGCAGCTCTTTCAGCGAACCTTTACCGGGGTATAGATATCGCCTGCGGCTGTTTTTCAACAGACGTATCAAGCGTATCGGATATGCAGGTTACAATTGCCCGTGATGTGGTGCTGCTTATTGCTGCCGGACTGGCCTTGAAGTTCAGGAAATCTGAAATAGTTTAG
- a CDS encoding DUF6790 family protein — translation MIGELIALILSNFTVFCCLIWLLVSTVAVIRMPKPRQTHDVAEHFLGWFCFIVMGIYLIYNFIGHVFYGEMLAKFIGWPNSPFQAEVGYASLGFGVVGLFAYRGGQGIRFAAITAPAMFLWGAACGHVYQMITAGNFAPGNAGSVFWTDIIVPLVGFAVFYWRYGTVLPRKG, via the coding sequence ATGATTGGAGAACTGATTGCATTGATTCTTTCAAACTTCACTGTATTCTGCTGCCTGATCTGGCTACTGGTCTCCACTGTGGCTGTGATCCGAATGCCAAAACCAAGGCAGACCCATGATGTTGCGGAACATTTTCTGGGCTGGTTCTGCTTTATCGTGATGGGCATTTACCTGATTTATAACTTTATAGGGCATGTCTTCTACGGTGAAATGCTCGCAAAATTTATTGGCTGGCCGAACAGCCCGTTTCAGGCGGAAGTTGGCTACGCAAGCCTCGGATTCGGAGTTGTCGGCTTATTCGCCTATCGCGGTGGGCAAGGAATCAGATTCGCAGCCATTACAGCACCGGCCATGTTTCTCTGGGGAGCCGCCTGCGGACATGTATACCAGATGATTACCGCCGGAAACTTTGCGCCGGGCAATGCAGGATCGGTATTTTGGACCGACATCATTGTCCCGCTTGTCGGCTTTGCGGTCTTCTACTGGCGCTATGGGACGGTTCTACCACGCAAGGGGTAA
- a CDS encoding SulP family inorganic anion transporter: MNSNNSIVAPSNGSVRADIFSGLTVALALVPEAVAFSFVAGVPPMVGLYGAFLMCFITAVLGGRPGMISGATGAMAVVMVNLVMEGNALGAPGSNTGLQYLFVTLLMVGVFQLLAGFFRLGKFIRMVPRSVMMGFVNGLAIVIFLSQLNMFKSQGAWLHGESLWIMAGLVALTMTILTIVPKLHAKAPGALIAIISVSIFVVAMNIDTQTVLSFIQSNGGTGIKGGLPSFAIPNVPLKWETLTFITPYALILAAIGLIESLMTLSLVDELTETRGSGNRECLAQGIGNFVNGLFGGMGGCAMIGQSMINISSGGRGRLSGLVAAGALLFFILFTSSYIERIPIAALVGVMFIVVIKTFAWSTFNIMNKVPKWDVLVILLVTVLTVKYDLAIAVICGVVISTLIFAWENALRIRARKIVDEQGIKHYQIYGPLFFASTTLFLSKFDIKSDPDKVLIDFKDSRIMDQSAIEAINKIASMYERAGKKIYLVHLSQDCVRLIKRAEKICVVNILEDPSYFVGIDNYCQYIENLEFEAL, encoded by the coding sequence GTGAATTCAAACAATTCAATTGTTGCTCCCTCAAATGGAAGCGTCAGAGCCGATATTTTTTCCGGGCTGACCGTTGCTCTTGCTCTTGTGCCGGAAGCTGTAGCATTTTCCTTTGTGGCTGGTGTCCCGCCTATGGTCGGGCTTTACGGTGCTTTCCTCATGTGTTTTATCACCGCAGTGCTTGGAGGCAGACCGGGGATGATCTCCGGCGCAACCGGGGCTATGGCTGTGGTTATGGTTAATCTGGTGATGGAAGGCAACGCGCTGGGCGCTCCCGGGTCTAATACCGGATTGCAGTACTTGTTCGTTACTTTATTGATGGTCGGTGTTTTTCAACTGTTGGCCGGATTTTTTCGTCTCGGAAAATTTATTCGCATGGTTCCCAGATCTGTCATGATGGGTTTTGTTAACGGACTGGCTATAGTTATTTTTCTCTCCCAGTTGAATATGTTTAAATCCCAAGGTGCATGGCTGCATGGCGAATCTTTATGGATTATGGCCGGGCTTGTGGCTCTGACTATGACAATCCTGACCATTGTCCCGAAGCTGCATGCAAAAGCTCCGGGAGCGCTCATAGCAATTATTTCGGTCTCTATTTTTGTTGTTGCCATGAATATTGATACCCAGACTGTGCTTTCCTTCATTCAATCCAATGGCGGAACCGGCATTAAAGGCGGACTTCCATCCTTTGCAATTCCGAATGTGCCGCTGAAGTGGGAAACATTGACTTTCATCACTCCCTACGCTTTGATTCTAGCTGCCATCGGACTGATTGAAAGCCTTATGACTTTGTCACTGGTTGATGAACTGACCGAAACACGCGGTAGCGGTAACCGTGAATGTCTGGCTCAGGGAATTGGTAATTTTGTGAATGGATTATTCGGCGGCATGGGCGGTTGTGCCATGATCGGCCAGAGCATGATCAACATTTCTTCCGGTGGGCGCGGGCGGCTCTCAGGTCTTGTTGCTGCCGGAGCCTTGCTGTTTTTTATCTTGTTTACTTCAAGCTATATTGAGCGGATCCCCATTGCCGCTCTTGTCGGCGTTATGTTTATTGTGGTTATTAAGACTTTTGCCTGGAGTACTTTCAACATCATGAACAAGGTCCCCAAATGGGATGTACTTGTTATCCTTCTGGTAACGGTTTTGACTGTTAAATATGACCTTGCTATTGCGGTGATCTGCGGTGTTGTGATTTCCACACTGATATTTGCCTGGGAAAACGCTCTGCGAATCCGCGCCCGCAAGATTGTGGATGAGCAGGGGATTAAGCATTATCAGATATACGGCCCGTTGTTTTTTGCTTCCACGACGCTTTTTCTCAGTAAATTTGATATAAAAAGTGATCCTGATAAAGTTCTTATTGATTTTAAGGACTCCCGAATTATGGATCAGTCCGCTATCGAAGCAATAAACAAAATCGCTTCGATGTATGAGCGTGCAGGTAAGAAAATATATCTGGTTCATCTGAGTCAGGACTGTGTCCGCTTAATCAAGCGGGCGGAAAAGATATGCGTCGTAAACATTCTTGAAGATCCAAGCTATTTTGTTGGCATTGACAATTATTGTCAATATATTGAAAATCTTGAATTCGAAGCGTTATAG
- a CDS encoding ATP-binding protein produces MHWTNSIGIRCKLITVFVLIKVLPLIVLAWVAWNGIVVLGKSVEDKVADLSKDTSEIVGSIGDTAVESSIRALDIKSREAIERLTTDTARSLASFLYERDSNIRLAAELKPTEENYRKFLKTFSRAVTESIPWRLNSAGDKWVPSKSISENKSDVTARNPDNVKDFHSRLPEEGGVSVERPLYLEMTFVDLDGHELVKVGTTDILDKEKKDISDKANTYCKAEGYFPELKLLKPGEIYVSEVIGPYIGSPIIGAYTKASAKKKGIPFEPEKAAYAGKENPVGKRFQGLVRWATPVLRDGRIIGYVTLALDHTHIMEYSDHIIPTAERYSAISDASTGNYAFIWDYKDRNISHPRDYFITGYDPETGLPAVPWLSAEMYEDFIKDGVDIAKWEETAPVLKDQSLNKHPAQELTDAGLLGLDCRYLNFAPQCDGWNNLTKDGGSGSFVILWSGLWKLTTAAAIPYHTGRYSGPRGFGFVTIGANVHEFHKAATATGKKIGNMADVFQQTLNKKNEETQELLRRTQAETSREITLSTLLMVIAVILVAIWIASTLTKKITGMISDIRKFQEGNMDQRIKVESGDELGQLAQAFNEMSDGLQNLVMDLRRAEEKYRGFFENATEGIFRSTRSGRLVSANPAFARITGFHSVEETLHGLQDIATDLFVDPKRREEMLRQLDAYGHIQGFEYEAKLPSGEIRQFANYCRLVTDGKGVFVEGMVTDVSQRKLMEQVEIEKETAIEANKAKSVFLANMSHEIRTPLNAILGVTDLLHDSGLNDEQKEYVDIFKTSGEGLLRLINEILDFSKIEAGQMEIDNYNFNLLGLLEEVRAVMSVSAGAAGLEFVMAVGENVPQWVNGDSYRVRQVLLNLLGNAVKFTDTGSVLLRVEAHIAEKDTVEVLFRVEDTGVGIEEDKIEAIFDSFAQADSSTTRRYGGTGLGLPISRRLAELMGGGIEISSRKGVGTSVLFRLPFVVVHELDQGAVEPETLPDSNRRKAKKILVVEDSESNRRLIEFYLKDSRHNLVMAENGLEGFEIYKSSPDFDIIFMDMQMPVMDGLEATRNIREFESENSLPAVEIVALTANAFEDDKKASFNAGCTTFMAKPIKKKQLIDYIG; encoded by the coding sequence ATGCACTGGACTAATTCCATTGGTATCCGCTGCAAGCTGATTACTGTTTTTGTTCTGATTAAGGTTTTACCCCTGATTGTTTTGGCTTGGGTTGCATGGAATGGAATAGTTGTTCTGGGCAAGTCCGTGGAGGACAAAGTTGCCGATTTATCGAAAGATACGAGCGAAATTGTCGGTTCAATCGGCGATACTGCCGTGGAAAGTTCAATCCGTGCTCTGGATATTAAGTCACGCGAAGCCATCGAACGTTTAACAACTGATACAGCCCGGAGCCTCGCATCCTTTCTTTATGAGCGGGACAGCAATATCCGTTTAGCTGCCGAGCTTAAACCCACCGAAGAAAATTACCGTAAATTCTTAAAGACGTTCTCGCGTGCTGTGACTGAATCTATTCCGTGGCGGTTAAACTCAGCCGGTGATAAATGGGTCCCTTCTAAGTCCATTTCTGAAAACAAATCTGACGTAACGGCCCGCAATCCCGACAATGTTAAAGATTTTCATTCACGGCTTCCTGAAGAAGGCGGTGTAAGTGTAGAACGTCCGTTGTATCTGGAAATGACTTTTGTCGATCTTGACGGACATGAGCTGGTAAAAGTCGGTACAACGGATATTTTGGATAAAGAAAAAAAAGATATTTCTGATAAAGCAAACACCTATTGCAAGGCTGAGGGGTATTTTCCTGAACTTAAGCTATTGAAGCCGGGTGAAATATATGTTTCCGAAGTGATCGGACCTTATATTGGAAGTCCGATCATAGGGGCCTACACAAAGGCTTCGGCCAAGAAAAAAGGTATCCCGTTTGAACCCGAAAAAGCCGCGTACGCCGGTAAGGAAAATCCGGTCGGAAAACGATTTCAGGGGTTGGTGCGCTGGGCTACACCTGTGCTGCGCGACGGCAGAATTATCGGTTATGTTACTCTTGCCCTTGATCACACCCATATCATGGAATATTCGGATCACATCATACCGACCGCCGAACGTTATTCAGCCATATCTGACGCATCTACGGGCAACTATGCCTTTATCTGGGATTATAAAGACCGCAATATATCACACCCCCGGGATTACTTCATCACCGGGTATGACCCGGAGACAGGTCTGCCTGCAGTCCCCTGGCTTTCAGCTGAAATGTATGAAGATTTTATTAAAGATGGCGTAGATATTGCCAAGTGGGAAGAGACCGCACCGGTTCTTAAAGATCAGTCGCTGAACAAACATCCGGCGCAGGAACTGACTGATGCCGGTCTGTTGGGGCTGGACTGTCGTTATTTGAATTTTGCGCCCCAGTGTGACGGCTGGAACAACCTGACCAAAGACGGTGGGTCCGGTTCATTTGTCATTCTTTGGAGCGGACTCTGGAAGCTGACTACTGCTGCGGCAATCCCTTATCACACCGGCAGGTACTCCGGCCCGCGGGGGTTCGGCTTTGTTACTATCGGCGCCAATGTGCATGAATTTCATAAGGCCGCAACTGCGACAGGAAAGAAAATCGGCAACATGGCTGATGTTTTTCAGCAGACACTTAACAAAAAGAATGAAGAAACTCAGGAGCTTTTACGCCGTACCCAGGCTGAAACTTCACGCGAAATCACGCTTTCCACCCTTCTCATGGTGATAGCGGTTATTTTGGTTGCCATTTGGATAGCATCCACGCTGACTAAGAAGATAACCGGGATGATCTCCGATATCCGAAAGTTTCAGGAAGGAAACATGGATCAGCGGATCAAGGTAGAGTCCGGTGATGAACTTGGGCAGTTGGCGCAGGCTTTTAATGAAATGTCGGATGGACTCCAGAATCTGGTTATGGATCTGCGCCGGGCAGAAGAAAAGTACCGCGGTTTTTTTGAAAATGCGACTGAAGGAATTTTCCGCAGTACCCGGAGTGGACGGCTTGTCAGCGCTAACCCGGCTTTTGCCAGGATAACCGGATTTCATTCTGTCGAAGAGACTTTGCATGGTCTTCAGGATATTGCCACGGATCTTTTTGTTGATCCAAAACGTCGGGAAGAAATGCTTCGGCAATTGGACGCGTATGGCCATATTCAAGGCTTTGAATATGAAGCAAAATTACCCTCCGGTGAAATCAGGCAGTTTGCCAATTATTGCCGTTTAGTCACAGACGGGAAGGGCGTTTTCGTTGAAGGCATGGTTACTGATGTTTCCCAGCGTAAGTTGATGGAGCAAGTTGAGATTGAAAAGGAGACAGCGATTGAAGCCAACAAGGCTAAGTCGGTTTTTCTGGCTAATATGAGTCATGAGATTCGCACTCCCCTGAATGCTATTCTTGGTGTTACCGATTTGCTTCATGACTCGGGGCTGAATGACGAACAGAAGGAGTACGTTGATATCTTCAAAACCTCTGGTGAAGGGTTGCTGCGGTTGATTAATGAAATTTTGGATTTTTCCAAGATTGAAGCCGGGCAAATGGAGATAGATAATTACAATTTTAATTTGCTTGGACTTCTGGAAGAGGTCAGGGCGGTTATGAGTGTCTCTGCCGGGGCGGCAGGTCTTGAGTTCGTCATGGCTGTTGGTGAAAATGTCCCGCAGTGGGTCAATGGTGATTCGTATAGGGTCAGGCAGGTTTTGCTGAATCTTTTAGGTAATGCTGTCAAATTCACTGATACCGGCTCTGTTCTGCTGAGGGTTGAGGCTCATATCGCGGAAAAGGATACAGTAGAAGTTTTATTTAGGGTTGAAGATACAGGAGTTGGAATCGAAGAAGATAAAATTGAAGCAATTTTTGATAGTTTTGCACAAGCTGATTCTTCAACTACCCGCAGATACGGCGGGACTGGTTTGGGGCTGCCTATTTCCAGACGTTTGGCTGAATTAATGGGGGGAGGCATTGAAATTTCATCACGAAAAGGAGTGGGGACATCTGTTTTATTCCGTCTTCCCTTTGTCGTCGTGCACGAGTTGGATCAGGGTGCTGTTGAACCGGAGACACTTCCGGATTCTAATCGCCGTAAAGCAAAAAAAATTCTGGTAGTTGAGGATTCGGAAAGCAACCGAAGACTGATTGAATTTTATCTTAAGGACAGCAGGCATAATCTGGTTATGGCTGAAAACGGGCTGGAAGGATTTGAGATTTATAAATCATCACCTGATTTCGATATTATTTTTATGGATATGCAGATGCCTGTCATGGATGGTCTGGAAGCGACCAGAAATATACGTGAATTTGAATCTGAAAATAGTCTGCCGGCAGTAGAAATTGTGGCCCTGACCGCAAATGCCTTTGAAGATGATAAAAAAGCCTCTTTTAATGCCGGATGTACTACATTTATGGCTAAGCCCATCAAAAAGAAACAGTTAATTGATTATATCGGTTAG